A genome region from Phaenicophaeus curvirostris isolate KB17595 chromosome 10, BPBGC_Pcur_1.0, whole genome shotgun sequence includes the following:
- the TSPEAR gene encoding thrombospondin-type laminin G domain and EAR repeat-containing protein, producing MSALLLLGVVLFPWATGEGFGQGARTWQHCTDLRPLDILSEVLPAGRLARGMRVFQVQGVRGFQLAASKPRALGFPASRLFIHCDRFPEEFSIIVTLRVLSIPAKRNEYVFTLMAEESPSVLVGLRYAPEKLHFLFWSQEHAGGWQTRVTFPNVSLSNDQWHTLILAVSGQSFSLTVDCSVPKDMVVETPFPASLSVKSASFYLGNRRRRKGVFTGLLRQLVLLPGADATPRICPTMNFKVAMLSVPTVLQDLPAKPVSNEVLEYPYETDTKVTLGSRPPCTEQEKAQFWFNAFQRGLFLCNGSTWISMLEVKHRLDYVEEYQDLVTNSETMGVEVFTIPKVGLFAATANRHTPPGSAIYKWTDGKFVLYQNIPTYQAQAWKYFTIGKKVFLAVANFEQNGRGQEFSVIYKWSRRKEKFITYQRISTHSARDWEAFVIEGEAFLAVVNHREGNNHNIDSVIYRWNPRTGLFETNQTIPTSGAYDWEFFTIGPYSFLAVANTFNGTSTRIYSHIYIWLSGSFQLFQSILTFGAADWEVFHIGDRVFLAVANSHSYDSGTPAPSNFYAINSSIYELNITAQMFVKFQDLLTYSALDWEFFSVGDDSFLVVANSFDGFTFSVNSIVYRWQGYEGFVATHHLPTVGCRDWEAFHTTEGSYLLYSSAKEPLSKVLKLKTT from the exons ATGtcggctctgctgctgctgggggttGTCCTCTTCCCCTGGGCCACCGGCGAGGGCTTCGGCCAGGGAGCCAGGACCTGGCAGCACTGCACAG ACCTGCGGCCGCTGGACATCCTTTCGGAGGTGCTCCCCGCCGGCCGGCTGGCGCGTGGCATGAGGGTGTTTCAAGTGCAGGGCGTGCGCGGCTTCCAGCTCGCCGCCTCCAAGCCCCGTGCCCTGGGCTTCCCCGCCTCCCGGCTCTTCATCCACTGCGACCGCTTCCCCGAGGAGTTCTCCATCATCGTCACGCTGAGGGTCCTCAGCATTCCTGCCAAG AGGAACGAGTACGTCTTCACGCTGATGGCGGAGGAGAGCCCCAGTGTGCTGGTGGGGCTGCGCTACGCCCCCGAGAAGCTCCACTTTCTCTTCTGGAGCCAGGAGCACGCCGGCGGCTGGCAGACGCGCGTCACCTTCCCCAACGTCTCTCTCTCCAACGACCAGTGGCACACGCTCATCCTGGCCGTCTCCGGCCAGTCCTTCTCCCTGACGGTGGACTGCAGCGTCCCCAAGGACAT GGTGGTGGAGACGCCGTTCCCAGCCTCTCTGTCGGTGAAGAGCGCCAGCTTCTACCTGGGCAAccggaggagaaggaaaggcgTGTTCACG GGCTTGCTGAGACAGCTGGTCCTGCTGCCCGGAGCCGATGCCACCCCTCGGATATGCCCCACCATGAACTTTAAAGTAGCGATGCTCTCTGTCCCCACCGTGCTCCAGGACCTCCCAGCGAAGCCTGTGAGCAACGAGGTGCTGGAATACCCCTACG AGACCGACACCAAGGTGACGCTGGGGTCCCGTCCGCCCTGCACCGAGCAGGAGAAGGCACAGTTCTGGTTCAACGCCTTCCAGCGAGGGCTGTTCCTCTGCAACGGCAGCACCTGGATTTCCATGCTGGAAG TCAAACACCGGCTGGACTACGTGGAGGAGTACCAGGACTTGGTGACCAACTCGGAGACGATGGGCGTCGAGGTCTTCACCATCCCGAAGGTGGGATTGTTCGCAGCCACAGCCAACCGGCACACGCCACCGGGATCAGCCATCTACAAGTGGACCGATGGGAAGTTTGTGCTCTACCAGAACATCCCCACCTACCAAGCTCAGGCCTGGAAGTATTTCACCATCGGGAAGAAG GTCTTCCTAGCGGTGGCTAATTTTGAGCAGAATGGCAGGGGTCAGGAGTTCTCTGTGATCTACAAGTGGAGCCgcaggaaagagaaattcaTCACCTACCAGAGGATCAGCACGCACAGCGCTAGGGACTGGGAGGCATTTGTCATTGAGGGAGAGGCTTTCCTCGCAGTGGTCAACCACAGAGAAG GGAACAACCACAACATAGACAGTGTGATCTACAGGTGGAACCCCAGGACAGGGTTGTTTGAAACCAACCAGACCATCCCTACCTCTGGAGCCTACGACTGGGAGTTTTTCACCATCGGGCCGTATTCTTTCCTGGCGGTGGCCAACACCTTCAACGGCACGTCCACCAGGATCTACTCGCACATCTACATCTGGCTCAGTGGCTCATTCCAGCTCTTCCAGTCCATCCTG ACCTTCGGTGCTGCTGACTGGGAGGTCTTCCACATCGGGGACAGAGTCTTCCTGGCTGTTGCCAACAGCCACAGCTACGACAGTGGGACGCCAGCCCCCTCCAACTTCTACGCCATCAACTCCTCCATTTACGAGCTGAACATCACGGCCCAGATGTTTGTCAAATTCCAGGACCTCCTCACCTACAG CGCCCTGGACTGGGAGTTCTTCTCGGTCGGAGACGACTCTTTTCTGGTGGTAGCAAACTCCTTCGATGGCTTCACCTTCTCCGTTAACAGTATCGTCTACAG GTGGCAAGGCTATGAAGGCTTCGTGGCGACCCACCACCTCCCCACTGTCGGCTGCAGAGACTGGGAGGCGTTCCACACCACCGAGGGCTCCTACCTCCTCTACTCTAGCGCCAAGGAGCCGCTTTCCAAGGTTCTCAAGCTGAAAACCACCTGA